In Deltaproteobacteria bacterium, the following proteins share a genomic window:
- a CDS encoding glycyl-radical enzyme activating protein — protein sequence MTQGIIFNIQKFSTEDGPGIRTTVFLKGCPLRCPWCHNPEGLRTEPDLMWYDRRCIGAKDCLSICPERALTLLPEGLRIDRGRCTLCGKCPKVCPAAALEMIGRPFTPDELMSELMKDQVFYRTSKGGVTFSGGEPMMQADFLIQVLPLCKEAGVHVALDTSGAVSWERFEELLPWVDLVLFDLKIIDGIAHKRAAGLPNGTILENVRRISAEGKPLWIRTPVIPGYTAGMENIRAIGGFIQEALPTVQRWDLLAYTNLGKPKYHRLDLAYRLEKTPLLTRSEMERLWQGAMELVPTALWSGATGD from the coding sequence ATGACCCAAGGCATAATTTTCAATATCCAGAAATTCAGCACCGAAGACGGACCAGGTATCCGAACGACGGTCTTTCTCAAAGGCTGCCCTTTGCGCTGTCCCTGGTGCCACAACCCGGAAGGGTTGCGCACCGAGCCCGACCTGATGTGGTACGACAGGCGGTGCATTGGTGCCAAAGATTGCCTCAGCATCTGCCCGGAAAGGGCCTTGACTCTGTTGCCTGAAGGTCTGCGGATCGATCGGGGACGATGCACCCTCTGCGGGAAGTGCCCGAAGGTCTGCCCGGCAGCAGCCCTGGAGATGATCGGTCGCCCCTTTACTCCGGACGAGCTAATGAGTGAGCTTATGAAAGATCAGGTCTTTTACCGGACCTCAAAGGGAGGGGTGACCTTCAGCGGCGGCGAACCGATGATGCAGGCGGATTTTCTCATCCAAGTCCTGCCGCTTTGTAAGGAAGCCGGGGTCCATGTGGCCCTGGATACCAGCGGGGCGGTTTCCTGGGAGCGTTTTGAAGAGCTGTTGCCTTGGGTAGACCTGGTATTGTTCGACCTTAAAATTATTGACGGGATAGCCCATAAACGGGCCGCCGGTCTCCCCAACGGGACTATCCTGGAGAATGTCCGGAGGATCTCGGCCGAAGGCAAACCCCTGTGGATTCGTACACCCGTCATCCCCGGTTATACCGCCGGGATGGAAAATATCCGGGCCATAGGTGGCTTTATTCAGGAGGCCCTGCCCACCGTGCAGCGCTGGGACTTGCTCGCCTACACCAATCTGGGCAAACCCAAATACCATCGGCTTGACCTGGCGTATCGGTTGGAAAAGACCCCTTTGTTAACCCGGTCCGAGATGGAAAGGCTTTGGCAAGGGGCCATGGAACTGGTTCCGACAGCCCTTTGGTCCGGAGCGACCGGAGATTGA
- a CDS encoding formate C-acetyltransferase/glycerol dehydratase family glycyl radical enzyme, protein MKSAESCFALSPTQLWSAAPTLSPRVQKLREQFWSFYERQYTNEVRAYTTGTPWDMVYSIWSWTNVPEVALFQKGFRSYLWAAAKSVPLPPDFWKEPLIVRQALFFRQVVRFLLPVAILEGELIVGSHFNTALSRCLKKEEARLRNREEEAFLKVWNVLNNTGVGNCAAVPGHLVPNYPKVLRIGWKGISEEAQVVLNDPARNTEQKNLARAIIISAEAAGDLAKRYAVNAQRLAKAEADPNRREELYMIARICRKVPWLPPETFPEALQALWFTHMLAMAAESYPGPGLSPGRVDQYLYPYFEADRKAGRLEDETAREWLQCWWIKHNYVYDYQGWTGTNQGINSSFGQLITLGGIDAQGNDASNDLTYLMLEIVEEMNLLEPKPNVRIHARTSDRLLDRLVAMLAKAQGSPFLINFDENSMAGLRWQGLPEERLWDYAPVGCLENTLTGDDRSGTVDVNLNLAKAVELVLNNGRDMATGRQIGPLTGNPENFNDFIGFMEAFKQQLKAILEKLIAANNMADAGRARFEPVPYLSALVDGCLQNGKDCNAGGARYNFLTVEGVALATVADSLAAIKKLVYEDGQVEMGKLIEALRSNFEGQEDFHRILLNKAPKYGNDDGYADAIAREVSRFWTEEAFKHTSPTGKRYRGGYLSWNYWIAYAPTTAATPDGRRRGQFLSNAVCPVNGADHQGPTAVIKSVGKLGLETAPNGASHTMSFSPSLFRNPEQRQKLKALLRAYGQVGGTCLQVNVIDADTLREAQKFPDEYHNLLVRVTGYNAYFTGLGKEIQDEIIARESHPV, encoded by the coding sequence ATGAAATCCGCAGAAAGCTGCTTCGCCCTTTCCCCGACCCAATTGTGGTCGGCCGCCCCGACCCTTTCTCCACGAGTGCAAAAATTACGGGAACAATTCTGGTCCTTTTACGAACGGCAATACACTAACGAGGTGCGGGCTTATACTACCGGAACCCCTTGGGACATGGTCTATTCCATCTGGAGCTGGACCAATGTGCCTGAAGTCGCCCTGTTTCAGAAAGGATTTCGCAGTTATCTCTGGGCAGCCGCCAAATCCGTCCCTTTGCCGCCGGACTTTTGGAAAGAGCCCTTGATTGTTCGCCAGGCCCTTTTTTTTCGCCAGGTGGTGCGTTTTTTGTTGCCGGTCGCAATCCTGGAAGGGGAGCTGATCGTCGGCTCCCACTTCAACACGGCCCTGTCGCGTTGTCTCAAAAAAGAAGAGGCCCGGCTGCGTAACCGGGAAGAGGAAGCATTCCTCAAGGTCTGGAATGTGCTCAATAACACGGGAGTGGGCAACTGCGCCGCCGTACCCGGTCATCTGGTGCCCAACTATCCCAAGGTCCTGCGTATCGGCTGGAAGGGAATCAGCGAAGAGGCCCAGGTTGTGTTGAACGACCCGGCGAGAAACACCGAACAAAAAAACCTGGCCCGGGCGATCATTATTTCCGCCGAGGCGGCGGGAGACCTTGCCAAACGTTATGCCGTAAATGCTCAACGCCTGGCCAAGGCCGAGGCCGATCCGAACCGACGAGAGGAACTTTATATGATCGCCCGGATCTGCCGAAAGGTTCCCTGGCTTCCCCCGGAAACCTTTCCGGAAGCCCTGCAAGCCCTCTGGTTTACTCATATGCTGGCCATGGCCGCTGAAAGTTATCCGGGACCGGGCCTCTCACCCGGGCGGGTCGATCAGTACCTCTACCCATACTTTGAGGCCGATCGGAAGGCCGGCCGCTTAGAGGATGAGACCGCCCGTGAGTGGCTGCAATGCTGGTGGATCAAACATAACTATGTCTATGATTATCAGGGCTGGACCGGCACCAATCAGGGGATCAATTCCTCCTTCGGTCAGCTCATAACCCTGGGCGGCATAGACGCCCAGGGTAACGACGCCTCCAATGACCTGACCTACCTTATGCTGGAGATTGTCGAAGAGATGAACCTCCTGGAACCCAAACCCAACGTCCGCATCCACGCCCGGACCTCAGACCGATTACTCGATCGCCTGGTGGCTATGTTGGCCAAGGCCCAGGGGTCGCCTTTTTTAATCAACTTTGATGAGAATTCCATGGCCGGCTTGCGATGGCAGGGTCTGCCGGAAGAACGCCTCTGGGATTATGCCCCGGTCGGTTGTCTGGAGAACACCCTGACAGGCGATGACCGCTCCGGCACCGTGGATGTGAATTTGAATCTGGCTAAGGCGGTCGAGTTGGTCTTAAACAACGGGCGCGATATGGCAACAGGCCGACAGATCGGCCCCCTCACCGGAAACCCCGAAAATTTTAACGATTTTATCGGGTTTATGGAGGCCTTTAAACAACAGCTCAAAGCCATCCTGGAAAAACTGATCGCCGCCAACAATATGGCCGACGCCGGCCGGGCCCGCTTTGAACCGGTCCCTTATCTGAGCGCTCTGGTGGACGGCTGCCTGCAAAACGGCAAAGATTGCAACGCCGGAGGGGCCCGTTATAATTTCCTGACGGTGGAAGGGGTGGCCCTGGCCACGGTCGCCGACAGCCTGGCGGCCATAAAAAAGCTGGTCTATGAAGATGGTCAGGTGGAAATGGGGAAACTGATTGAGGCCCTCCGGTCCAATTTTGAAGGACAAGAGGATTTCCACCGTATTTTGCTTAACAAAGCGCCCAAGTATGGCAACGACGATGGTTACGCCGATGCCATCGCCCGTGAGGTCAGCCGCTTTTGGACCGAAGAGGCCTTTAAGCACACTTCCCCTACCGGAAAGCGCTATCGCGGCGGTTATCTTTCCTGGAATTACTGGATCGCTTATGCCCCCACGACCGCCGCCACTCCGGACGGCCGCCGTCGCGGGCAGTTTCTTTCCAACGCCGTCTGCCCGGTCAATGGGGCCGACCACCAGGGCCCGACCGCAGTCATCAAGAGCGTGGGTAAATTAGGATTGGAGACCGCACCCAACGGTGCAAGTCACACCATGAGCTTCAGCCCGAGTCTATTTCGAAATCCCGAACAACGCCAAAAGCTCAAAGCCCTGCTGCGCGCCTACGGTCAGGTGGGCGGGACCTGTCTCCAGGTCAATGTCATTGACGCCGATACCCTTCGGGAGGCGCAAAAATTTCCCGACGAATACCACAACCTCCTGGTGCGGGTTACCGGTTACAACGCCTATTTTACGGGGCTGGGAAAAGAGATTCAGGACGAGATCATCGCCCGGGAGTCACACCCGGTTTGA
- a CDS encoding tryptophan synthase subunit alpha, which yields MPFDSYLKKRRAEKDILLMTHLVLGYPSWETCLQVIESMVKAGVDLMELQIPFSEPMADGPVILQANQKALEKGVTVRQCLNFAREMAGRFDIPFFMMGYYNILFKFGLDQFATALAEGNLKGAIVPDLPPEEGHEYLRVMKQQGLSPILFFSPTTPDSRMGHIASLARGFIYCLSRKGVTGADTSFSQEMAGYLVRCREATSLPLAVGFGIKDKSDVDFLKGKTDIAVIGSQTIRIVEQQGSGAVGAFIRSLR from the coding sequence ATGCCATTTGATTCTTACCTTAAAAAAAGACGGGCGGAAAAAGATATTTTATTGATGACCCATTTGGTCCTGGGTTATCCATCCTGGGAGACCTGTCTTCAAGTCATCGAGTCCATGGTCAAGGCCGGTGTGGATCTGATGGAATTGCAGATCCCTTTTTCGGAACCGATGGCCGACGGACCGGTGATCCTCCAGGCTAACCAGAAAGCCCTGGAAAAGGGGGTGACGGTCCGGCAATGCCTGAACTTTGCGCGGGAAATGGCCGGCCGTTTTGACATCCCTTTTTTCATGATGGGTTATTACAATATTTTGTTTAAATTCGGCCTCGACCAATTCGCTACGGCCCTGGCCGAAGGGAATCTCAAAGGAGCCATAGTCCCTGACCTGCCTCCTGAAGAAGGCCATGAGTACCTCCGGGTCATGAAACAGCAGGGGCTTTCGCCCATCCTTTTCTTTTCTCCCACTACTCCGGACAGTCGGATGGGTCATATCGCTTCTCTGGCCCGGGGGTTTATCTATTGTCTGAGTCGGAAAGGGGTCACCGGTGCCGACACTTCCTTTTCACAAGAAATGGCCGGCTATCTGGTCCGATGCCGTGAGGCCACCTCTCTTCCTTTGGCCGTAGGTTTCGGGATCAAGGATAAGAGCGATGTCGATTTTCTAAAAGGCAAGACCGATATTGCCGTCATCGGCTCCCAGACGATCCGGATCGTGGAACAGCAGGGCAGCGGGGCGGTGGGGGCATTTATCCGCAGTTTGCGTTGA